The proteins below come from a single Corynebacterium cystitidis genomic window:
- a CDS encoding Ger(x)C family spore germination protein, with protein MSTLSPIVSRNESPAGWSSLSALDHHIAGRTLVTLTTAPEAVQATTAIFDGEVLAVREVGRVPADTASFVDYALVNFPEYRATVTRLMGDLAYLQKHIHKAQSELRGFIMARAEPLIDEAPELVAPLCEECARLLGDAYQIKLAKEMASTARQLERAHGLPIDPHRHRQAMSDLIKRGLVAVRELKAEMEQASFDTAVALAEEWLGAGHSAHSTFLSDMRKAAAREGRNKAETDRLIGDLVLTSPGLAGTSHVVALKFAPLWKKSQFRDTLLSTRFVHSRNDYYLALLERAGVLAELRRNPEQHAAWIAQLIPLLVTSVSSAAVRDEIARADFSTVSEPIVLNNAPIGVVNALLLAGAPVVFPEGARIHYIPWSNDNEPDWGVTGIVDHDQALDIVLSAFRSLHADTWFSELFPRLGGPALLTALCDRIGKHLRDSTIDEARAIVSHLLKVDWATVADEIPGAVATALNPGWSEVLASGLRHGVLNELDWSTFVRTYRDLASHGTVDVSESSPGAVLISGNRVAYVEGNTVSMFDIEPPDFISSATRYGWESQGDILALWPVAVPGSYQVGWQGMWVAEGTMFELRTLDGYEEPLPVSSRNDEGYRILSSGALIPGDTPDRISLKAIQDIPNSEKPSRLWAGVTESRLIVDRPGGGQWRVTHDAQSRYISAPSIWVEDASSPVRDIEHWRTRQVDSDPMRWIPAVLLQQLPACDEAASRLLRNVTADQAQLLLDEIMPVAELLDTEHPELIAAIEKQVAHVQKMRKECGAVLATQQAKRADPLHVSDAVASLFHFTRYEYIRAKTIDARYALMLAGLEQDYDATTSTGTPIPVFNITGRERFLMGRWASPTARAHTDHTVEHWQQWTTILRILVQRGLLCSAWHRAETTQLIPRDLVVSDAIVHSRFGHRQLGDYVYLQDDRKTIGGQTLTHHNEPANRLRKHEMMSLLDAVDQAVEKEKNNQPAGPHPSDVAAITAGCGLLPETIEYLLAGAPETKKVDDLVDLFGWSTAARKNMSKQFKLVRERVSWGWPDYTLEFYAAAIPQDDPASFAYGRLNVERIIEWWKQVQWRAQNA; from the coding sequence ATGAGCACCCTTTCACCGATTGTTTCCCGCAATGAAAGCCCAGCAGGGTGGTCGTCGTTAAGCGCGCTCGATCATCACATCGCAGGCCGCACGCTGGTCACACTGACCACAGCACCCGAAGCGGTCCAGGCGACAACCGCGATTTTCGATGGTGAGGTTCTGGCGGTGCGCGAGGTAGGGCGAGTGCCCGCGGACACCGCAAGTTTTGTTGATTATGCGTTAGTGAACTTCCCCGAATACCGCGCTACGGTCACACGGCTGATGGGCGATTTGGCATACCTGCAGAAGCATATTCACAAAGCGCAGTCAGAATTGCGTGGATTTATCATGGCCCGCGCCGAGCCATTGATCGACGAGGCACCTGAGTTAGTCGCACCACTGTGCGAGGAGTGTGCCCGACTGCTCGGCGATGCCTACCAAATTAAACTTGCCAAGGAGATGGCCTCCACAGCCCGGCAGCTGGAACGTGCACACGGGCTTCCCATTGATCCGCACCGCCATCGCCAGGCAATGTCGGACCTGATTAAACGCGGACTTGTCGCGGTTAGGGAACTAAAAGCCGAGATGGAGCAGGCCTCTTTCGATACGGCTGTAGCCCTTGCAGAGGAGTGGTTGGGCGCAGGTCACAGCGCACACTCCACCTTCCTGAGTGACATGCGCAAAGCGGCAGCACGCGAAGGGCGCAACAAAGCAGAAACTGACCGACTAATCGGTGACTTGGTGCTCACCTCGCCGGGGCTAGCGGGTACCTCCCATGTGGTAGCGCTGAAGTTTGCCCCGCTGTGGAAGAAGTCTCAGTTTCGCGACACACTACTTTCGACACGATTCGTGCATTCTCGCAACGACTACTACCTCGCCCTCCTCGAGCGTGCAGGTGTACTTGCAGAACTACGCCGCAACCCGGAGCAACATGCCGCATGGATTGCGCAGCTGATACCACTGTTGGTCACCTCGGTGTCATCAGCGGCGGTGCGCGACGAGATCGCACGGGCAGATTTCTCTACAGTCAGTGAGCCGATTGTTCTCAACAATGCGCCGATTGGTGTGGTCAATGCGCTGCTGCTGGCTGGGGCACCGGTAGTCTTTCCCGAAGGCGCGCGCATTCACTACATACCATGGTCAAACGACAACGAACCCGATTGGGGAGTAACAGGCATCGTCGACCACGACCAAGCGCTAGATATCGTATTATCAGCGTTTAGATCTTTGCATGCGGACACGTGGTTTTCTGAACTATTCCCACGGCTTGGTGGCCCAGCCCTGCTCACGGCACTATGCGACCGGATTGGCAAACACCTACGCGACAGCACTATTGATGAAGCCCGCGCGATTGTGAGCCATTTACTCAAGGTCGATTGGGCAACTGTTGCCGACGAGATTCCTGGCGCTGTAGCGACGGCGTTAAATCCGGGGTGGAGTGAAGTATTAGCTTCAGGACTACGCCACGGTGTGCTCAACGAGTTGGACTGGTCTACGTTTGTGCGCACCTACCGTGATTTAGCCAGCCACGGGACGGTCGACGTGTCCGAGTCATCGCCGGGCGCTGTGTTGATTTCCGGGAATCGTGTGGCCTACGTCGAAGGTAATACTGTGTCCATGTTCGATATCGAACCACCCGATTTCATCTCGTCGGCGACACGGTATGGGTGGGAGAGCCAGGGCGATATCCTTGCACTGTGGCCAGTGGCGGTACCTGGCAGCTACCAGGTCGGGTGGCAGGGCATGTGGGTCGCAGAGGGCACCATGTTCGAACTTAGAACCCTCGATGGGTATGAGGAGCCACTGCCGGTTAGTTCGCGTAACGACGAAGGCTACCGCATCCTGTCTTCTGGCGCATTAATACCGGGTGACACACCGGACCGAATCTCTCTCAAAGCAATCCAGGACATCCCCAACTCTGAAAAACCTTCCCGGTTGTGGGCCGGCGTGACGGAATCACGGCTGATCGTGGATCGACCTGGCGGGGGACAATGGAGGGTGACCCATGATGCGCAGTCTCGCTACATATCAGCGCCGTCGATATGGGTTGAGGATGCCTCCAGCCCAGTGCGCGACATTGAGCATTGGAGGACCCGCCAGGTGGATTCTGATCCGATGCGTTGGATTCCAGCGGTTCTTCTTCAACAGCTTCCCGCCTGCGATGAGGCCGCCAGTAGACTGCTGCGCAACGTGACTGCAGATCAGGCACAGTTGCTTCTCGACGAGATCATGCCCGTCGCCGAGCTTTTAGACACTGAGCACCCAGAGCTCATTGCTGCTATCGAGAAACAGGTGGCCCACGTGCAAAAGATGCGTAAGGAATGTGGCGCTGTTCTGGCTACGCAGCAAGCAAAGCGGGCCGATCCCTTGCATGTTTCCGATGCAGTGGCATCACTGTTCCACTTCACCCGCTATGAATACATCCGCGCCAAGACTATTGATGCACGCTATGCACTAATGCTTGCTGGGTTAGAGCAGGACTATGACGCAACGACTAGCACAGGCACTCCGATACCGGTGTTTAATATCACAGGCAGGGAGCGCTTCCTCATGGGGCGTTGGGCATCACCAACGGCTCGTGCCCACACCGATCACACTGTTGAACACTGGCAGCAATGGACCACAATACTGCGTATTCTTGTACAGCGTGGATTGCTGTGCAGCGCATGGCATCGGGCTGAAACTACACAGTTGATTCCTCGTGACCTCGTTGTTTCTGATGCGATTGTCCACAGCAGGTTCGGGCACAGACAATTAGGTGATTATGTCTACCTGCAAGATGACCGCAAGACGATCGGTGGCCAAACCTTGACGCACCACAATGAGCCAGCAAACCGGCTGCGTAAGCATGAGATGATGAGCTTGCTGGATGCCGTAGATCAGGCTGTTGAAAAAGAGAAGAACAACCAGCCTGCTGGCCCGCACCCTTCCGACGTTGCCGCAATCACTGCTGGTTGCGGGTTGTTACCAGAAACCATTGAGTACTTACTCGCGGGCGCTCCTGAAACAAAGAAGGTCGATGACCTGGTCGATCTTTTCGGATGGTCTACAGCTGCGCGTAAGAATATGAGCAAGCAATTTAAGCTGGTCCGCGAACGAGTTTCATGGGGCTGGCCTGATTACACCTTAGAATTCTACGCGGCGGCTATTCCACAGGACGATCCTGCTTCTTTTGCTTACGGCAGACTCAACGTGGAGCGGATCATTGAGTGGTGGAAGCAGGTCCAGTGGCGGGCGCAGAACGCTTGA
- a CDS encoding DUF4132 domain-containing protein, giving the protein MTWIEGNNYDFALDADTAGVVVRNKKGTVLKTVPAKAKVESAYETIDTKANFLEQHARTCRDTVRAWLLGDVTVPTRVIAAVWDDKAWQKQLGNLVITDGAATGLLRHVSPEALTVIDLDGEEATMIVDETTVVSIPHPVLLPDLEDWREFAIDLGVQQEMDQLMRDVYQKPADRADGQVVQSSFKGSEYSRAGALIGRARGAGYSATFNSIGMTMEENGTTVGAYLEVEAWAFDDTAHIYNLHFTSGDREAHWDEISHTLWSEAVRMANYVYAGRTNAEAESQ; this is encoded by the coding sequence ATGACCTGGATTGAAGGAAACAACTACGACTTCGCCCTTGACGCAGACACCGCAGGGGTGGTTGTCCGGAATAAAAAGGGCACGGTGCTAAAAACCGTGCCAGCTAAAGCAAAAGTAGAGTCCGCTTATGAAACTATCGATACCAAAGCGAATTTTCTTGAGCAGCACGCACGCACCTGCCGGGACACCGTACGCGCATGGCTTCTTGGGGATGTGACCGTACCTACACGCGTGATTGCAGCGGTGTGGGACGACAAGGCATGGCAAAAGCAGCTGGGAAACCTCGTTATTACCGACGGTGCGGCGACAGGTCTGCTGCGCCACGTCTCACCTGAGGCTCTTACCGTCATTGATTTAGACGGCGAGGAGGCAACCATGATTGTCGATGAGACCACCGTCGTGTCAATTCCGCACCCAGTGTTACTGCCTGATCTTGAGGATTGGCGGGAGTTTGCCATCGACCTTGGCGTGCAGCAGGAAATGGACCAGTTGATGCGCGATGTCTATCAGAAGCCAGCAGACAGAGCGGACGGCCAAGTTGTGCAGTCCAGTTTCAAAGGCTCCGAGTATTCACGCGCAGGCGCACTGATCGGACGTGCCCGGGGTGCTGGCTATAGCGCTACCTTTAACTCTATCGGGATGACCATGGAAGAAAACGGCACCACCGTTGGCGCATATCTCGAGGTTGAAGCCTGGGCCTTCGACGATACCGCCCACATCTACAATCTTCATTTCACCTCCGGGGATAGGGAAGCCCACTGGGACGAGATCAGTCACACGCTGTGGTCAGAGGCAGTACGCATGGCTAATTATGTGTACGCTGGCAGGACGAATGCAGAGGCCGAGTCACAATGA
- a CDS encoding DUF4132 domain-containing protein produces MTSNADTAISSWFEGADYDFALSGAYADKIVARNKKGRTLKSVPKKAKTDEVYQQVDALRNYFAAHHDRCREAVIAWLFQEGPVPSEVLGAIWKDSVWQHYVKDLVVTAGGVHGLLRHADATCLQLVDLDGESHEVEVSASQLVQIPHPIKIAQRDQWREFVIDLGVTQSVDQLFRDVYPLPETLREREDAMQAYADAEINPGGILAGIARDNGAKFSTQYLQVEVEEQGRRVQGRLDISFVSPKEKAFLSSVYFTAADRSVPPSDIGPVTWSETMRLAHQAYAARTIDNTTEEAHS; encoded by the coding sequence ATGACATCCAACGCTGACACTGCGATAAGCAGCTGGTTCGAGGGCGCAGACTATGACTTCGCCTTATCAGGCGCGTATGCCGATAAGATTGTCGCGCGCAACAAGAAAGGCAGAACACTGAAAAGTGTGCCGAAGAAAGCGAAGACTGATGAGGTATATCAACAGGTCGACGCACTGCGCAACTATTTTGCTGCCCACCACGATCGGTGCCGCGAAGCAGTCATAGCCTGGCTGTTTCAAGAGGGCCCTGTTCCTAGCGAGGTACTCGGTGCTATCTGGAAAGATTCAGTGTGGCAGCACTATGTGAAAGACTTGGTGGTCACTGCTGGAGGAGTGCACGGTTTGTTGCGCCATGCCGACGCCACCTGCCTCCAGCTGGTAGATCTCGACGGTGAAAGCCATGAGGTTGAGGTCAGTGCAAGCCAGCTGGTCCAGATCCCGCACCCGATCAAAATAGCTCAGCGTGATCAGTGGCGTGAATTTGTCATCGACCTTGGTGTGACGCAGAGCGTCGACCAGTTATTCCGCGACGTGTACCCGTTACCTGAAACGCTTCGTGAGCGTGAAGACGCAATGCAGGCATACGCAGACGCAGAGATCAACCCCGGTGGAATTCTTGCTGGCATCGCCCGCGATAACGGCGCAAAGTTCTCCACCCAGTACCTCCAGGTAGAAGTCGAAGAACAAGGCCGCCGGGTGCAAGGCCGGTTGGATATCTCTTTTGTCTCGCCGAAGGAGAAGGCTTTCCTGTCCTCAGTGTATTTCACAGCCGCTGATCGCAGTGTTCCACCTAGCGACATCGGCCCTGTCACGTGGTCAGAAACTATGCGCCTGGCCCACCAAGCGTACGCAGCCCGCACAATTGACAACACAACCGAGGAGGCTCACTCATGA
- a CDS encoding DUF1266 domain-containing protein, whose translation MAATARRVAFDAPESFFHKDPKALWQWSTNEPDLDAVRLATFGAPYREDRPIDGPPAFGVKHNHTLYRKTLERSWGFTDGDGARAQMELLLGPYNHATEFDFIMFAGEELIELERAEGARTAVWEARKRDLESFIARAVAAHSMSGSEAVFQFNCWMDLRTSKTFAEAAPPRVPLTTKAWDLMRIEIVGGKSVELGWLPVDDYLDYSARALQALQHYYPTWADVAAGFWWGRAIWMADEIKTPEGAKRGLGETHETLTNLLIHPQSPWRVAPLHPE comes from the coding sequence ATGGCTGCGACTGCACGGCGTGTGGCGTTCGATGCTCCGGAATCGTTTTTCCACAAAGACCCGAAAGCTCTGTGGCAATGGTCGACGAACGAGCCCGACCTTGATGCGGTACGTCTGGCTACCTTCGGTGCTCCGTATCGAGAAGACCGGCCCATTGATGGGCCACCTGCGTTTGGCGTGAAGCACAACCACACGCTGTATCGCAAAACCCTCGAGCGCTCCTGGGGCTTTACCGACGGTGACGGCGCCCGAGCGCAGATGGAACTTCTGCTTGGGCCGTACAACCATGCCACCGAATTCGACTTCATCATGTTCGCCGGCGAAGAACTCATTGAACTAGAACGGGCCGAGGGCGCGCGGACTGCAGTGTGGGAGGCACGCAAGCGCGACCTTGAATCCTTCATCGCCCGCGCAGTAGCAGCCCACAGCATGAGCGGATCCGAAGCTGTCTTCCAGTTCAACTGTTGGATGGATCTGCGTACTAGCAAAACTTTTGCCGAAGCCGCGCCACCACGTGTGCCGTTGACAACAAAAGCGTGGGATCTCATGCGCATTGAGATCGTCGGAGGAAAGTCGGTTGAGTTGGGCTGGTTGCCTGTCGACGACTACCTTGACTACTCAGCACGCGCGCTACAAGCCTTGCAGCACTACTACCCCACCTGGGCGGATGTCGCTGCAGGTTTTTGGTGGGGCCGTGCTATCTGGATGGCTGATGAGATAAAGACACCTGAAGGTGCTAAGCGTGGTCTGGGAGAAACCCATGAGACGCTCACGAATCTACTAATCCACCCGCAGTCGCCGTGGCGAGTAGCACCACTGCATCCGGAGTAG